In the genome of Sulfurovum xiamenensis, one region contains:
- the recO gene encoding recombination protein RecO, which produces MLSVRKAKNEDTIALVLSPTEVRTYYRFFGARHSILQLGNLIDFEVEGEGGSFLPRLRSLSHMGFPWLFDKNRLLLWHNFIKRFEPHLKDAEEIDSFYFDLLLSAAQKWDKQNPKRIVCESYITLLEYEGRLHHDEHCYICENRIEEEIALMQSFIPAHPACLYTAALPTKKVLDFFKTKKTVFLEDHEVDYLFEIVMKGL; this is translated from the coding sequence ATACTTTCTGTCAGAAAAGCTAAAAATGAAGACACGATAGCACTGGTACTGAGTCCCACAGAAGTAAGAACCTATTACCGTTTTTTTGGCGCACGACACTCCATTTTACAACTAGGTAACCTGATAGATTTTGAAGTAGAAGGTGAAGGAGGCAGCTTTCTTCCCAGACTGCGTTCACTCTCTCATATGGGATTTCCTTGGCTCTTTGACAAAAACAGACTTCTGCTCTGGCACAACTTTATCAAACGCTTTGAACCGCATCTCAAAGATGCAGAAGAGATAGACTCTTTTTACTTTGATCTGCTTCTCTCTGCAGCCCAAAAATGGGATAAACAAAACCCTAAACGCATTGTCTGTGAGTCGTATATCACGCTACTTGAATATGAAGGCAGATTGCATCATGATGAGCACTGCTACATCTGCGAAAACCGTATAGAAGAGGAGATAGCGCTCATGCAGTCGTTCATCCCTGCACACCCTGCATGCCTTTATACTGCTGCACTTCCTACCAAAAAAGTACTAGACTTTTTTAAAACCAAAAAGACGGTATTTTTAGAAGACCATGAAGTGGATTATCTCTTTGAAATTGTGATGAAAGGCTTGTAA
- a CDS encoding mechanosensitive ion channel family protein, protein MKSFLLLFSFSLFLCSAEIDTKLYDGNNTINYYKEISKRIETAQTSDQNQTKEDTERIATERMILDKLSNMLSITLKVDPMPDSLLPDDKNISTENYQSYLNALTDTYAKIDTLKKEQSAMQSKRHYLQKSINDITVEDKKNLLLYQLQYAFYKLKGDNQEQTIQAYETLITKGEARFKQKLNQVTFDIPALEKKLTQINTKFAPVEQEAVALKLAKERELIVRETISESLSKKFLSNDMDMMSLLTTKIDLTLMLSLAYLQKNETQKALDLFNADTETLQGLTPDLIDYYTYKRTILKTVFKEVAGNVALALSSVEQSAESIYDFTYSKLTEALFVFNEKGISILDILKVILIIILGFMIAAFYKRKIINLATQREKISLSSAKAISNAGYYILVFITLLVALKSIGLDLSNLGLVAGALSIGIGFGLQTLVSNFAAGIILMFERTIRLGDYIEISDTIRGTVSDMRMRSTTVTTNDNIDVVIPNSSFIQNNVINWTLENDIRRIHIPFSVAYGTSNDKVEKVILEELRNSSINYVKKNAKYPTLIWMTAMGSSSVDYELIVWVRGQSTLKPAGTKSDFLKFIYATLNKHHIEIPFPQLDLHVKRNESPKEHNEEKKEETEPKML, encoded by the coding sequence ATGAAATCCTTCTTACTCCTATTCTCTTTCTCTCTCTTTTTGTGCTCTGCTGAAATAGACACAAAACTCTATGACGGCAACAATACCATAAACTATTATAAAGAGATTTCAAAACGTATTGAGACGGCACAAACATCAGATCAGAACCAGACAAAAGAAGATACGGAACGTATTGCAACAGAGCGTATGATCTTAGACAAACTGTCAAATATGCTCTCCATTACTTTAAAGGTGGATCCTATGCCGGATTCACTTTTACCTGATGATAAAAATATAAGCACAGAAAACTATCAGTCCTATCTGAATGCACTTACAGATACCTATGCAAAGATCGATACGTTGAAAAAAGAACAGTCTGCGATGCAATCCAAACGGCATTATTTGCAAAAAAGTATCAATGACATTACCGTCGAAGATAAAAAAAACCTGTTGCTTTACCAATTGCAATACGCCTTTTATAAACTCAAAGGGGACAATCAGGAACAAACGATACAAGCCTATGAGACTTTAATAACCAAAGGCGAAGCACGCTTCAAACAAAAACTGAATCAAGTCACCTTTGATATTCCCGCACTCGAAAAAAAACTTACACAGATCAATACAAAGTTTGCTCCCGTAGAACAAGAAGCCGTCGCACTGAAACTGGCGAAAGAGCGTGAACTGATCGTCCGTGAAACGATTTCAGAGTCTTTAAGTAAAAAATTTCTATCCAACGATATGGATATGATGAGTCTCCTCACCACAAAGATTGATCTAACTCTCATGCTTTCTCTGGCCTATCTACAAAAAAATGAGACGCAAAAAGCCCTCGACCTTTTCAATGCCGATACAGAAACGTTGCAGGGGCTCACGCCGGATCTCATAGATTACTATACTTACAAGCGTACAATCCTCAAAACAGTATTCAAAGAGGTGGCAGGGAATGTCGCACTGGCACTCTCAAGTGTAGAACAGAGTGCTGAAAGTATCTATGATTTCACCTATAGCAAGCTGACTGAAGCCCTGTTTGTATTCAATGAAAAGGGTATTTCCATTCTTGATATCCTCAAAGTCATTTTGATCATTATTCTTGGATTTATGATTGCTGCATTTTACAAACGAAAGATCATTAATCTTGCTACTCAACGAGAAAAAATCTCACTCTCTTCAGCTAAAGCCATCTCCAATGCCGGCTACTATATTCTTGTATTTATCACTTTACTTGTTGCACTTAAAAGTATCGGATTGGATCTTTCCAATCTTGGACTAGTTGCTGGAGCACTCTCTATAGGTATCGGTTTTGGTCTCCAAACACTTGTTTCCAATTTTGCGGCAGGAATCATCTTAATGTTTGAGCGTACTATCCGTTTGGGAGATTATATAGAGATCTCAGATACTATCCGGGGTACGGTCAGTGATATGAGAATGCGTTCAACCACTGTCACCACCAATGACAACATCGATGTCGTTATTCCAAACTCCTCTTTTATCCAGAACAATGTGATCAACTGGACATTGGAAAATGATATCAGACGTATACATATCCCTTTCTCTGTTGCGTATGGAACAAGCAATGATAAAGTGGAAAAGGTCATTCTGGAAGAGCTGAGAAACAGTTCTATCAATTATGTGAAGAAAAATGCCAAATATCCTACGCTTATCTGGATGACCGCTATGGGGTCAAGTTCGGTAGATTATGAACTCATCGTCTGGGTCAGAGGGCAATCCACCCTCAAACCTGCAGGAACAAAATCAGATTTTCTAAAATTCATTTATGCGACGCTCAACAAACACCATATTGAGATACCTTTCCCTCAATTGGATCTACATGTCAAACGAAATGAATCCCCAAAAGAGCACAATGAAGAGAAAAAAGAAGAGACGGAGCCAAAAATGCTCTAA
- a CDS encoding dihydrolipoyl dehydrogenase family protein, translated as MYDIIYIGGGLNYAGAIVASKQGLKVALVETSLGHLGGTCLHEGCIPSKMFLHHANTVRQSNESVFRGELVLDMPTLTAQKTELLASASKSIMAQCKDVELIEGKGKLIAPHKVEVEGKIYEGEYIVIGTGSIPFIPEGIVYDKKAIITSNELLDLQKLPQTIAIYGDGAIGLEMASFFVSAGVEVTLISRHDRLLPHTHSSIQNAMTKELERQGIIYLKEHAISKAEPTEKGVHITFENGASSMYEQMLVATGRQPNTDVVATDQITVKRGIETDDFFQTTLEKHFAIGDCNGKLQLAHAARVQALNVTKQIMGKQPGKLNLDHVVRFIHTLPMSYATVGQNRQRLEEDGMEFKESSIMLSQFKPAAFHQAGNGVLIVYADTSGLILGAELFAPNAEELISSVAMALAGEMTVSMARQTIMAHPTFSEALERVYSRL; from the coding sequence ATGTATGACATTATCTATATCGGTGGCGGTTTGAACTATGCAGGAGCCATTGTGGCTTCGAAACAGGGGCTTAAAGTAGCGCTGGTTGAAACTTCACTAGGACACTTGGGCGGGACTTGTCTGCATGAAGGATGTATCCCTTCTAAAATGTTTTTGCATCATGCCAATACGGTACGGCAAAGCAACGAGAGCGTGTTTAGAGGTGAACTCGTACTGGATATGCCGACCTTGACAGCTCAAAAAACTGAACTCCTTGCCAGTGCATCCAAATCGATAATGGCACAATGTAAAGATGTGGAACTGATCGAAGGTAAAGGAAAGCTCATTGCACCGCACAAAGTGGAGGTAGAAGGGAAGATCTATGAGGGGGAGTACATTGTGATAGGGACAGGATCTATCCCTTTCATACCAGAAGGCATAGTGTATGACAAAAAGGCGATCATCACCAGCAATGAGCTGCTTGATCTGCAGAAACTGCCTCAAACTATAGCCATCTACGGGGATGGTGCCATCGGTCTGGAGATGGCAAGTTTTTTTGTCTCTGCAGGTGTAGAAGTAACACTCATTTCACGTCATGACAGACTTTTGCCTCATACACACTCATCGATACAGAATGCCATGACCAAAGAGCTTGAGAGACAGGGGATCATCTATTTGAAAGAGCATGCTATCTCCAAAGCTGAACCTACAGAGAAAGGGGTGCATATCACCTTTGAGAATGGTGCATCAAGCATGTATGAACAGATGCTTGTTGCGACTGGACGTCAGCCAAATACGGATGTGGTCGCAACAGATCAGATTACTGTAAAGAGGGGCATAGAGACAGATGATTTTTTTCAGACAACACTGGAAAAACATTTTGCGATCGGTGACTGTAATGGGAAACTGCAACTGGCCCATGCGGCAAGAGTACAGGCTTTGAACGTGACAAAGCAGATCATGGGCAAACAACCTGGCAAATTGAACCTTGATCATGTGGTAAGGTTTATACACACCTTGCCTATGAGCTATGCAACCGTGGGACAAAACAGACAGAGACTGGAAGAAGACGGTATGGAATTTAAAGAGAGTAGCATCATGCTGAGCCAATTTAAACCTGCTGCATTCCATCAGGCTGGGAACGGCGTATTGATCGTCTATGCAGATACGTCAGGGCTTATACTGGGTGCAGAGCTCTTTGCCCCTAATGCCGAAGAGCTCATCTCATCTGTGGCTATGGCACTTGCAGGTGAAATGACGGTTTCCATGGCCCGACAGACCATTATGGCACATCCCACTTTTTCTGAAGCGCTGGAGAGGGTTTACTCCCGACTATAA